TATTAAAAAAGTGCACAAATAGCAGATTTTGACCGCTGGCAAATAAGAACAAATTTACAAATTGCGAAATTTTCAAAAAGACTTGTAACAGTTTTTTACTTACCTATCTAAAAGCTATGTCTTCCCCTCCTCTACAACACCTATTTGCCTTCGATTGAGTCTTATTTCAGGTCGCCACTGCCCTTACTCAAACCAGAAAGCTAGTAATAGAAGTTGAAACAAATGCCATAAACATTAACACTGTCCGACTGTTTTAATGACTATCCTAGTGTTTTTACAATGCCAGCTGCACTCTTTAATGTAAAAATAATGAATCCTTTATCTGTCATGTACCTGCACGGGTaaacaaatattttaaaatttcaatttgatAGCTGGTTTGCAATATATCTTGTATAATAATAATagcaaatattttcaaaaataaaataaataaaccccAGCAAAAAATGAAACAGCCAATGATTgatcaaaaaattaataatttttaaaatagtttaataagaacaaaaatgaaactttgatataagattaaatttttcaatttgcaCAATTATCAAAGCATACTAATGCATGCTGGAGGTGAAAACATTAGTTTGCTTAAGACAGAGACTAATAAATATACATGAAAATACTTATTAATTTAGCGAAAGACTATATATTGTAGGCTTTGCCCACTCTGACGCGGGAAAACAAATTGTAACCCACACCGGAAAATAAATTCTCACACCGATGTGATACCTATTGCAgggtttcaaaattcaaaacttcttTTCTGATGTGATGTGTCAGGCTTTTTAAAATCAGAAGTTCCTCCAGAGCATCAACAGGAAAaacgaaaaaaaaacaaaaacgggTGAAAGAGTGGCGAAAAATGATCGGACGGCTTTGACATTGCAATCGACTGGCATACTTTTCCTTGAAAATAACACTTGGTCTTGAgctaaaaaataattttcttttataattataaaaatCCTAATGCTAAAATTTTAAATAGAGGAGTCCCGTGTTGTAAACCCCATGCTCTTCATTTTGTTCATTTGATGCAGGATCGTCTGTTAATGTTTGTTAAATGAAAATGTGCCAAAATTCAGCAACCAAGTGCAAAGCTgcatattttttattctattttattttgtcGATTTTGTTCATTGTTTTTGGTATTATGTCCTTTTACTTTTTAAGTTTACTTTTgctgttatttttttaattttaaattacatTTTTATTCCACATCATGTTTTAGTAGCAATATTCATTTGGTGAATTAATTTTAATACTAATTGATAAAATAAATGTTCtttgtttttaaattatttttgttttattaaatTGTTTATAGATTTATTTTTTACTTCAATTCAAATGTAAAACTTGACATATGACATACACAAAGTTTCTTatgttatataaatttatatatattaatagattatttaaaaatttaatagacaattgataattttataaaaatatattaatttagatatcttaaaaaatatttttcttttattttaaaattattttatttaataagaaTGTATTTCTAATTAATCTTTTTTAtcgaaaaataaattaattataaattataatatatgacAATGTATCTTTGGCTTGCTTCTTTATTCCATTGTTTTCTTTtacatgttttttattttctttatatatTAGTAAGGTCATTTAGTTGAAAGTAAGAATATAATTAGAATcttattatattgattttatattttattttaaatatttagtttcacttttattatatttataaatttttcatgTGTGAGATTTATATGCAAGTAATTTTGGTTAAAAAATGAAATTAAGATTTTTATTTTAACATCGAAACGTAAAAAAACAgaatacaattacaataattacaatagtaaaaaataataatataataattttaacatTAACAATATAATATTAATACACTTGTAATATAAATGTAAATAAGTGAATTTTATACTTAAATTCAAATTAACATATAATTAAATTTATGTTTTAtagtaacatttaaaaaaaaatacataatactatgtttttaattattttacaTGTTATGCTTAAGATTAGGAACATTTTgtacaataataaaaaattataatataataattttaacattaacaatgtaatattaaaattattattatatagatATACCTAAATAGAAATTATAATTAAACTATGCAAGACCAATAGCTGTTAGGATAAAAATAGTGACAAAAATGAACACTTGGTTTGATATATGTCATATGTCTTTGACAACAATAAAACAAAAGTAGCAAAATAATTAGAGGCCTAGATTAGGTGTCAAATTTTGGAAGTAATTATATAGCTTGAATCAATAGCTAAAAtgcaaaattttatatatatatatatatatatatatatatatatatatatatatatatatatatatatatatatatatatatatatatatatatataatttagtttTGTAATGTTATAAGATATAATTTGTGAGTATTTGATTTATAGTATTAGTATATAATTGCAAAATGTGTTTGATAATGTATGGACACAATTACCTTAAGAAGTTGGTTGTGTTGAATTCATTTGTTGATAGCTACATAGACGTCTTCTTTATTGTTGAATCAAGTGTAGTTGATTCCATTGGCTGATATGTATGCTTGAGAGTATAGTCTCCTTGTAGTTGATATTGTCGTGGCTAGAGtagatttttgttaaaaaaatgcaaaatgtgTTTGACAGTGTATGAACACACTTACTTTAAGAGGTTAATTTTATTGAATTCATTCATTGCTAGCTGCATAGATGTCTTCTTTGATGTTGAGTCGAGTGTAGTGAATTCCATTCGCTGATATGTATGCATGAATCTTGATGTCGTCTCCTTATAGTTGATTTTGTCATGGCCTAGAGTAGATTTCTGCAAAAGGAAAATTTGTAAAAGTAGAATTGATGTGTTGTGAATAATTGGGAGAAATGTGAGGGAGATATAATTGAGAGTTTCGTACCTTCATTTCTTAGAGAGAGAGTTGTTGTAATCAAGCTTCCTCTTAGTACTTTACTCGCATAGTTATTAGTACTTTAAACTAACATTTCCAACTAATAGACTCGTGCATGGATGCACATTAGAAACTTTGACAATCAAACATCTAGGAACAACCTACCCCACACCAACAAAGGTAATATTGTTTATgtcatttatttaatatattattcaaaGTATATCTTGCTATCAACATAATTATTGCACCTccatttggtgcaagtgctagttatctATTTGGCAAGGATGTAATCATCACCTTTGAGATGATAAATTGTTGTGTGAGAATTTTTAACTTTGACGGTTGGGACTTGGATTGACTATTTTTTTCTTGTAGCATGTTTTGGTGTCCTATATCCCGGGCATTTATCTCACCTCCATAGAAGCCAATGTTGTCTAGGCTTTTTTCTTAGATACAAAAGCGTATTAATGGGTTTATACAATATATCGATAGGGCTCTTACTGTAGGTTGAGTAAATAAATTTGATTCAACATTTGAATTGTGTAAAGGAGAGTAGCCAGTACGTGCACACCCTAACTTTGGGGGTTCGCCACGTGGACCCAGAGACCAAGTTTGACCGTCGGTCAGCTCAATCGGTGAGTTGGCAACCCGAAATCGTGAGGTGGATGTCCACTCCTTTCATTTGCCACGTGTCAGTCACGCATTGGTCCGAGGTGTCGAAAAATTGTCGTCTTGTAGCCCCGACCGAAACATTGGCAGACCCACCCCATAACCTGTCGATAATATCCGACAGTCTCGAATGCAGTTTACACGTGGCGAATTTTTAGACAACCCACTTCATCGAGATctccctccaaaaatgatgtcgccACTTTCAAACTTTCCAACCTGCTGCATTAGCTCTGCGTCCACTCGCCCTACGTCCAACTGCCCCATCACGTTTTTCGAGCAGAGATGCATTCATGGCATTCGTCTCCTCGCATTTCACTCCTACGAAAGGTCATCCATTTCACGCGCTTTCTCTAGTGAAGGGTTTCAATCAACTCACCTCCCGTTTGCCATGGCATGCAACCCAACCAACAAGGACCCAAAACATGTGCACCTTCGGCTAGGTATGTGATTTGTTTTTGTCCTTCGAATTTTGGGCCATGGTCGACTTTTTTGCCCTCGATCCACTGTTTGACGTTTCATTTGGTTTTTGTAGGGTTCAGCTGTGACAAGGATGCGTTGCGGTGGCTGCGGCAGACCAATGACGACTCCCCCTTCGACCTCACTGAGGAAATGTCCTCACTATGGTATTGTCGATTCCGGTTTTTTGTTTGAAGGCTACTTCCTTttggtatttcattttttttttttttcattctttgtctttctacaagtttttgtgTTTCTGAGCACAACACGATGTGTTCTTGAACACAATTACATGCCAAAAAGGAATCATAATCCTTTGTTCAAGGTTTGTTGGTCTTTTTTTGCTCATTGCTGTGAGAAGATGGGTTTACATTTCTTGCATCTTAGTTTCTATTGATGGCTTCTAATCGATGTACAACTGAATTTTGTTTGAGGGTTTGAGgatttgaattgatatatgttggcaTTTTGTTTGAGGGTTTGAGGGTTCGAGGATTTAAATTGATATATTTGTTACATTGTTCAATGCTCGAATGCTTTGGAGAGTTCAATGCCTTTGGTTTCCAAGGGTTTCAATTTGTTGAATGTTGGAATTTTTTAGGGTTTATGGGTTTCTCGGTTTCAATGGTTCAAGTGTATATTTGAATATTCAAATGTTTGAGTCTTTGTGAGTATGTGGGTTTGAGGGTTTGAATGCTTTCACTTCAATACATTGCTTCAATGCTTAAATGTACATTGCTTCAATGCTTAGATGGTTACATGGTCGTCACTAGTTCGAAGGGTTTCACTGTTTGAATGGTTTCATTGTCTCGATTTTTACCAAATTTCAATACATTGCTTCAATGCTTAAATATGCATTCAATGCTTCAATGGTTACATGTTCGAGGGTTTACACTCAATAAAATGAAGATTACTTGGTTGATTGCGACTTAATGGTTGTCACGTTTCAATATTTGTcatgtttcaatagtttcaatgttGTCAAGTTTCAATAGTTTCAATGCTTGTaatgtttcaatagtttcaatgttGTCATGTTTCAATAATTTCAATACTTGTCAAGTTTCAATAGTTTCGATGTTTCTTTCAAATAATGCATAAACAGTAAATTAGAAACCCTCAAACCCTTAGACATGAACAGTGGCATGTATGTGCAAATGTGTATGCACATGTGTATGTATTTACACATGTCCATGCACATGTCTATGTATTTACACGTGTATGATTCTAGTTAAATGAAGTTTATTTGGTTGATTGCGAGTTAGTTGTCAAGATACTTTTATTGTTCTTTCAACGAGCTTATTAATGGTTGTCATGTTTCAATAGTTTCAACGTTGTcatgtttcaatagtttcaatacTTGTCAAGTTTTAGTAGTTTCAATGTTTCTTTCAAATAATGCATAAACAGTAAATTAGAAACCCTCAAACCCTTAGACATGAACAATGGCATGTATGTGCAAATGTGTATGCACATGTGTATGAATCTAATTAAATGAAGTTTATTTAGTTGATTGTGAGTTAGTTGTCAAGATATTTTTACTGTTCTTTTAATGAACTCATTAATGGTTGTCATGGTTGCTTAAACAATATATTAGAAACCCTCAAACCCTTAGACATGAACAGTGGCATCTATGTGCAAATGTGTATGTATATACTCATGTGTATTTACATGTGTATGTATTTACACGTGTATGAATCTACATGTGTATGAATATAATTAAATGAAGTTTATTTGGTTGATTGCGAGTTAGTTGTCAAGATACTTTTACTGTTCTTTTGATGAACTCATTAATGTTTGTCATGGTTGCATAAACAGTATATTAGAAACCCTCAAACCCTTAGACATGAACAATGGTATGTATGTGcaaatgtgtatgtatatacacatgtgtatgtgTTTACACATGTCCATGCACGTCTATGTATTTACACGTGTATGCACATGTCTATGTACATGTATGAATCTACATGACTTACAACTCAAATTTCAAGACATTCACTCTATAAACATGTACATTTATgtttgtatgtacatgtatatacatatgtgcatgtacatatatatacgaaggtgcatctacatatatatacatatgtgcttgaacatgtatatatacattgttGTGAGGATCCACTACGTGCACACCCTAACTTTGGGGACAACATGTCATACCACGTGGACTAAGAGACCAACTTTGAACTCTGCCCAAGTACTATGTTGATCTCCATTCACATGTAATGTGATGATTGGGCTAATATGTCAACAATTGGAACAAGAAGCCTCCAACCTTGTAGAACACTTGTACAAGAACCCAAGGACCTTACTCAATTTGAAATAGTTCTTAAGTGGATTGAACAATTAAGTTCAAACAACTTTGATCCTCTATGTGCTGCATTCACAATAAATACCTTTATCTTGTTTTGCACTTCTCTTACTCCCAAACAATGAGGACATGCCATTGTTTGAAAACCTTTGTGCTCTTCAATTATCAAAGTGGTTGGAGGACGTATGGAGGGAGAGCTTGGTGGATTGGGTGCATCACAATTGAAAAGTATTAAGATTTTCAAACAGTTTTGTGTCGTCGTTGGAGTACTTGCATGCATGGAAGGTGAGGTGAGGCGTAATTAATGGCACTGCAAGGAAGTTTTCAAAGTGGTCGAAGGAAGTATGGAGGGAGAGCTTGATGGATTAGGTGGTCGTGTAGAAAAATGTCACACGGCGAACTCGGTCGATGGTACAAAATGACACAATTTCGACACCTCACACCAATGGCAAGGTTTTTGACCTTGGTGGATTGGCAAGGTTTTGAGTTGGGCACCCAACTCAATTGTGCTAAATTGATACATCAAAACTATTGCCATAAACATCAGTCAATAGACGAAACCTGAAGCATGTAGTTGTTCACACCTTTtctcaatcatcccattacatgtgaattgtaccaacatatcaAACTGCCCTTTCCAACCCAAAACCATTAGACTCTGCAAACCATTCAAGCATTTAATATAAATGTAACATATGAAAGCATTTGAGACATTCAAACATTAGAGCGCTTGAACTATGCAAACCAACTACGCATTGAATGTACATGTAACCATTGAAAGCATTTGAGTCATTTAAACACTGAAACCATTGAAACCCTATAACCCTCAAACAATTGAAACCATTGACACATAATAAAGTATTCAACTTGGCAGAAACAATCAATCATCCCATTACTTGTACGCCACCAATCAATCTGTATACCAATGTGTCTATTACATCAATCAAAATTGAACAATAACTATTATCCAAAATGTCTTCTTAAACTTCAATTGAAAAAACGAGGCAAAAAAATTCTTGACCTTGAGCCTAATGGCCGCGGTGCTACAACGGGTGCCACGTTCTCGTCAACATCAATAGAGTCACTGGTACTCAATTCAAGTGGAACTGGGCTGCAATATTTGGGGCTGGCACCATATGGTGGCACCCCTGCAATATATTTCGATGTACCAGGAAAAGTAGGCGAGGGGGCAGTAGGTGAATAATTCATGCCTGTTGAAAAGTTGGGCAACATTGTATTGATTAGATCTTGCATAATAGGGTGTCGGTTGGTAAAAGGCATGGATAGACTGGACTCGCTattcaacaacttctttcttgCCAGCTCATGGACCTGCTATGAGATTGCCCTTTCCTCAGCCTCGTGTTCCTTCCTCGCTTTATCTCACTGTATTTTTTCAGTCTTTTCCTTCTTCTCTAATTCCTTTAGTCTTTCCTTTTCTTGCCGCAAGATCGCCTTCTCCTTTCTCAACAATGCATTAGTTTCTTTGGCCAACAAAATTGCTGCCTTGTTTGCTTTAATCTactctctctttctttgtttcccATCCTCTATTTCTCTACTCCTCGTCTCTGCAAACTCGATACCCTCGACAAACTCATCATAAGTTATCAACTGCCCTTCTTGTGCCAAACAGATGCTAGTTGAAGCCCCCCTACCACTTCTCTGGTTCACAATGTGAACAGACAACTTTAAGAATCGTGAAAGTGTATTATGTTGTTGTGATTGAGGGCGTCTCACTTACTTGTGACATCAGGCTCTCCTCTTCCACATTACAATCTTGTGTCAAACCTGCATCGTTTCCGCTGTCAGAGTCACCACAGTCTGCATAGTAATGCACCATTTCCGAAATGACACCTTCTGGTGGTGAAGGCAAGCTAGATGTCCCCCGTTTGTCTTCGCCTTTCAACTCAACACCAAGATTCACCGCCGCTTCCACCACCCAGGATGGTGCAATTCGCTCGGATGGAAGGCCAAGACTCTCGTCCAAAGTGTCAATTGCATCTTCATCAATGTTGGTGGCTACCTGTTTCATGTCCACTGGTGTAGTTGAATCCATTTGATTGCTGGCTGCAATGTTTTCCGCAACCACTTCTGGGGAGACATGGACTCCCGAAAGGCTAAGCATGTTTTGCACTGTAGATGCATCTTCCCCATCATTAATGTGGAATGTGGTGTTGGGCTACATGTCTTGGGTGAGGGCATCATAATTGAGGGGCCATATCCCTGTCCTTTTGAATCCTGTGGTAATGTTTGAAATAGTCAATGCCTTGGCCAAAGACTTGCTGCTCAATTCTGCCAGTTCAACCCTCCTGATTTCTAGATTGGGGAACCTTTCTATCCATGCAACTCTTTCCGATTTGAAGTATGTTTTGAATGGAGAGAATACACTCACATCGAGTGACTGCAATTTGTGAGATGTGTGAGTTGGCAATGTCAACAAGTCTATGCCCAACATCCTTGCCTCTTGGATGGTTGACAATGCAACATGGCTGTCATGGCCATCGAATATCAACAAGCACCTGTTCATTGGTGATACATCCCTAGGGACAGAGTGCTTGAAGTGGTGCAAGCAACTCGTGAATAGTTCCTTGGTCATCCACACATGTTGTTTCGTTGCCATGCGAGCACCAGGTTCGCATTTACCTATGTAATTTTGTATCCGCCTCTTGCCTTTGAATAGGTAGAACCCTGGAATGCTTTGTCCGGAAGCATTAACATAGCAAAGAATTGTGATCCAATCATGGCTCTTCAGAAGTATATAGGAAATGTTTCGACTTCCTTTCCTCGCAAGCACCCTCATTGCCCCATTTTTGCTGGCCATAACTCTCGTTTCATCATAGTTCCAAATGTGGGCAGGACCATATGGATTAGCAGCATATGCTTTTGACAATGTCTCGTAAAAAGAAGAAACAACTGTTGGTCTAAGACACAATGCTCGGTCTTTGTTGAGGCCTACGACCGTCCACAAGCTAAGTTCACGACGTCTAGCCTTGAATCCAGACCTCCATGAGTTGCAAGGCATGCCATCCTTGAAAGAGGTTTGTCTACCCTCACAAATCTGAGAGACAACTGCCTTCAAGTTTATGATTTCAAGGCCATGACCACAGCTAGCCATCTCTTGGCACCACTGCACAATTTGCTCTTCTTCTTGATACGTGAGGATGGTTGGCGGACCTTTCTTGGACGTGGTGGTCAGACCACCCAACCATTTTGACAGCGTTGCAATTGGGATGCCCCACTTCCTTGATGCACCCCGTATGGACATGTAATTGTCCTCAACATCTCGGAGTGCACCTTCCATATCAGTTGCTGACCACAACTTATGTTGCATTGTTACTTTTCTTGTAGTTGAAGGTGGACTAGGTTGGTCCACCGTGGCCATGATAGGACGTTCACTTGGATggtctactggtgggggtataggGTCTGCCTGGGTCTAAACAGGAGGCAAGGCTTCTGCTTGAACATTGAAAGTGACAACCCTTTTTTTCTAAACACACCCTTGTGCATGCTGATATCTTTGAAGCACGACAAGGCATCTTGTCTGCACAGAACAACATGAACATGAATGTTACCCATGGAAACAACATTTAATAAATATAGGCCACCACAACTGATATGAATAAGTTGATGTTAGTCATTCAACCTTTTCTGAATATTAATATCAGCTATACTCTTTTGAATCCGAATACTCCGAGATCGAACCAACTAACCATGTCATTTTGTAAATCGATGTGTGTTGATCAGTGGCAATGATGATGGTTGATATGGAATGAATGTGCAATTACATATTGAATGACAACAAGGTGCAACAAGTCAGCAAAGCTTGAACAATAGGACTATTGTTCCCTTTAACgaaactcaaaatttcaacaattgTTTGATTGTTTTGTGTATTGGACacttgttttattgttttttgtaTTGGACAGCTATTCCGCTATGGATTCATGGTCAAAAACCTTCTGGGTCTTCTAGATGTGGGGGTGTAGCTAGAGTGTGTTCTTTCCAAAGAATTACTTGACTGAATAGACGAGAAGGGGTGCTTGGCTTACAATTAGGTTGGATGTATATTTTGGTAAAAATCTATGATGGGATTTGTTCATCCACTACTGTACGAAGTAGGCATTGCCAGGACAGATTTTGAGAGCATTCTCGGACCCGAGGACCATAGTTTTT
The nucleotide sequence above comes from Cryptomeria japonica chromosome 11, Sugi_1.0, whole genome shotgun sequence. Encoded proteins:
- the LOC131068557 gene encoding MFS-type transporter clz9-like; protein product: MATVDQPSPPSTTRKVTMQHKLWSATDMEGALRDVEDNYMSIRGASRKWGIPIATLSKWLGGLTTTSKKGPPTILTYQEEEQIVQWCQEMASCGHGLEIINLKAVVSQICEGRQTSFKDGMPCNSWRSGFKARRRELSLWTVVGLNKDRALCLRPTVVSSFYETLSKAYAANPYGPAHIWNYDETRVMASKNGAMRVLARKGSRNISYILLKSHDWITILCYVNASGQSIPGFYLFKGKRRIQNYIGKCEPGARMATKQHVWMTKELFTSCLHHFKHSVPRDVSPMNRCLLIFDGHDSHVALSTIQEARMLGIDLLTLPTHTSHKLQSLDVSVFSPFKTYFKSERVAWIERFPNLEIRRVELAELSSKSLAKALTISNITTGFKRTGIWPLNYDALTQDM